In one window of Desulforhabdus amnigena DNA:
- a CDS encoding DUF4340 domain-containing protein encodes MRWRKSIIYLVVLLLVGGYFYYFEVVKKKEKEAGEKEARKIFHIQPADVHSLEIDAKGRPSVKLTKEGQWKILEPVQTDVDGLAVESLLETIAGLERERKVAEKPEDLKPYGLEEPFLKVRFKTGEHWSEIWLGDKNPSQDGYYARVDGQPDLFLVSEQNGGELNKSANDLRKKNLFAFKPEDVLKVRVTWNDGNSIYVERESDGRSWTDPDRKDLRIKPGKVQNMLDQISWLRAEDFLENERTRLESHGLEPPRVKVDLQLKEDKPVELLLSDVLEKNKEFVAAVSSQLAGVVEAPSSILEELPRDLHALEDRSLLGFRRDEVTRLQWQLGEVRGDVVSEEKDKWAFKEGDNRLKTLKEPWRVQGILWELADDEYLEKVEPVPPLPEKTYGKVSLWDKDTKRVTLSWQKIEKEHADSVLVWVERDGTLEAVKMKSPKISTLEKDLEQLAPKPEG; translated from the coding sequence ATGAGATGGCGTAAATCAATCATCTATCTTGTCGTTTTATTGTTGGTGGGCGGCTATTTCTATTATTTTGAAGTCGTCAAGAAGAAAGAAAAGGAGGCCGGGGAGAAAGAAGCCAGGAAAATTTTCCATATTCAGCCGGCTGATGTTCATTCCCTGGAGATCGACGCCAAAGGCCGTCCCAGTGTCAAATTGACCAAAGAAGGGCAATGGAAGATCCTGGAGCCTGTCCAGACGGATGTGGATGGTCTGGCTGTGGAAAGCCTCCTGGAAACCATCGCCGGCCTCGAAAGGGAAAGGAAGGTCGCGGAGAAGCCCGAAGACCTGAAGCCCTATGGCCTGGAGGAACCTTTTCTCAAGGTACGTTTTAAAACCGGGGAGCATTGGTCGGAGATATGGCTTGGAGATAAGAATCCTTCCCAGGACGGCTATTATGCCAGGGTCGATGGACAGCCGGATCTGTTCCTCGTGAGCGAGCAAAACGGAGGGGAACTGAACAAAAGCGCCAATGATCTCAGGAAAAAGAACCTGTTTGCTTTCAAGCCGGAGGATGTGCTGAAGGTTCGGGTGACATGGAACGATGGGAATTCCATCTATGTGGAGCGGGAGTCGGACGGGAGGAGTTGGACCGATCCGGATCGGAAGGATCTCAGGATCAAGCCGGGCAAGGTTCAGAACATGCTGGACCAGATCAGTTGGCTGCGGGCTGAGGATTTTCTGGAAAATGAGCGCACTCGTTTGGAGAGCCACGGTCTGGAGCCCCCAAGGGTGAAGGTCGACCTGCAATTGAAGGAAGATAAACCGGTGGAGTTGCTCCTGAGTGATGTCTTGGAAAAGAATAAGGAATTCGTGGCTGCAGTGAGTTCTCAGCTCGCCGGCGTCGTGGAGGCTCCATCTTCGATTCTCGAAGAGCTTCCCAGGGATCTTCATGCATTGGAAGACCGTTCGCTTCTGGGGTTCCGAAGGGACGAAGTCACCCGCCTTCAATGGCAACTTGGGGAAGTCCGGGGGGATGTGGTTTCTGAGGAGAAGGACAAATGGGCTTTCAAGGAAGGTGACAACCGTCTGAAGACGCTCAAGGAGCCGTGGCGCGTTCAGGGCATCCTGTGGGAGTTGGCCGATGATGAGTACCTGGAAAAGGTCGAGCCCGTCCCCCCCCTGCCTGAAAAAACCTATGGAAAGGTTTCCTTATGGGACAAGGATACAAAAAGGGTCACTTTGAGCTGGCAGAAGATCGAAAAGGAGCATGCCGATTCCGTACTGGTTTGGGTTGAGAGGGATGGGACCCTTGAAGCGGTGAAAATGAAGTCTCCCAAAATATCCACGTTGGAAAAGGATCTTGAACAGCTTGCACCCAAGCCGGAGGGATAG
- a CDS encoding GldG family protein produces MPDKKKRNRIWSYGSNSVVSTLFFLGILVFIALIAEEHPWRVDLTESGRYTLAEQTRNILKTLDQPVEIKAFFPTSSPQEMQARELLETYRYFNKKISYEFIDPDRQPDVARRYEIRNYGTLVLEGYGKKQSIQNIDEENLTNAFLKLTTKEQKKIYFLTGHGEHSSQLEDKNGYAHARSALEKDNYVVADLNLMQKNEVPRDAAMVIIGGPEKPVFPEEVKRLNTYLNEGGKVFVLLDPYRDGGLRDFLKAHGIELKDDIIVDESVGIFGGNYLMPLAAKYGHHKITQNFNIATFYPEARSVRIMNPLPKGVEVEALASTSQDAWAETNLKLLEEQHKVGFDEKEDLSGPVPLAVAAEIDPREFNAEGAGGSSAGDREEKKNDDTGKGAAKGYLLVSGDSDFVANSYFGLSGNADLFLNMVNFLAGDENLITIERKESQGRPLLLTQNQFYLLVWMVLVVVPLIVILSGLVVYRVRRSQR; encoded by the coding sequence ATGCCGGATAAGAAAAAACGAAACCGAATCTGGAGCTATGGTTCCAATTCGGTGGTTTCGACACTCTTCTTTTTGGGGATTCTGGTTTTTATTGCACTCATTGCGGAAGAGCATCCATGGCGCGTGGATCTTACGGAATCGGGGCGATACACCTTGGCGGAACAAACACGAAACATCCTGAAAACTCTGGATCAACCAGTTGAAATCAAGGCGTTTTTCCCAACATCATCGCCTCAGGAAATGCAGGCCAGAGAGCTTCTGGAGACCTACCGGTACTTCAATAAAAAAATCAGCTATGAGTTCATCGACCCGGACCGGCAGCCGGATGTAGCCCGGCGTTATGAAATTCGCAATTACGGAACACTGGTGCTGGAAGGGTACGGGAAAAAACAATCCATCCAGAACATCGACGAAGAGAACCTGACCAATGCTTTCCTCAAGCTGACCACGAAAGAGCAGAAAAAGATTTACTTCCTCACAGGCCATGGGGAACATTCTTCGCAGTTGGAAGACAAGAACGGCTATGCCCATGCCCGGTCTGCTCTTGAAAAAGACAATTATGTGGTGGCCGATCTGAATCTCATGCAAAAGAATGAAGTCCCCCGGGACGCAGCCATGGTCATTATCGGGGGACCGGAAAAACCTGTTTTCCCGGAAGAAGTGAAGCGTCTCAACACATACTTGAACGAGGGGGGAAAGGTTTTCGTGCTCCTGGATCCATACCGGGACGGGGGGCTGAGGGACTTTCTCAAAGCTCACGGAATCGAGCTGAAAGACGATATCATCGTCGATGAATCGGTGGGGATCTTCGGCGGCAACTACCTCATGCCGCTGGCTGCCAAGTATGGTCACCACAAAATCACGCAGAATTTCAATATCGCCACCTTTTATCCAGAGGCCCGTTCGGTGAGGATCATGAACCCGCTTCCCAAGGGGGTCGAGGTAGAGGCTCTGGCGTCAACATCGCAGGATGCCTGGGCGGAAACAAACCTGAAGCTTCTCGAGGAGCAGCACAAGGTCGGATTTGATGAGAAGGAAGATCTGTCCGGACCGGTGCCCCTGGCGGTGGCGGCTGAAATTGATCCTCGGGAATTCAATGCGGAGGGGGCCGGGGGATCTTCGGCTGGGGACCGGGAAGAAAAGAAGAATGATGATACAGGCAAGGGAGCTGCAAAGGGTTATCTGCTCGTAAGCGGCGATTCGGATTTTGTGGCCAACTCTTATTTCGGGCTTTCAGGCAATGCGGATCTTTTCTTGAATATGGTCAATTTTCTGGCCGGAGATGAAAACCTCATCACAATCGAGCGCAAGGAAAGCCAGGGGCGTCCTCTCCTGCTGACGCAGAATCAATTCTATCTGCTGGTATGGATGGTCCTTGTGGTTGTTCCGTTGATTGTCATCCTGTCCGGCCTGGTCGTTTACCGTGTTCGGAGGTCGCAGCGATGA
- a CDS encoding ABC transporter permease subunit: MKGFVSVYRKELYSLFASPIFYVVAFTFLLISGYFFYSNVAYFNLLSFQASQNPMMASQLNLAEMVLRPFFLNVSVVLLLISPLLTMRLYAEERKTGTLELLFTYPVTDGSTVLAKFAAVTTAFVAILAGTLPGIMLLGYISNPNWKAVFSCYIGIFLLGGAFLALGTFTSSLTQNQIIAAVLSFGALLMFWVIGWIKSLVNPSMAVIIEYLSVTNHFDSFTKGVLDSRDFLYYLLFVLFFLFLTLRQMESYRWRG; encoded by the coding sequence ATGAAAGGTTTCGTGTCTGTTTATCGCAAGGAACTCTACAGTCTCTTTGCATCTCCCATTTTTTATGTCGTGGCATTCACGTTCCTGCTCATCAGCGGATATTTTTTTTATAGCAATGTCGCCTACTTCAACTTGCTCAGTTTTCAGGCGAGTCAGAATCCCATGATGGCAAGCCAGCTCAATCTGGCGGAGATGGTCCTGCGTCCCTTTTTCCTCAACGTGAGTGTCGTGCTGCTCCTGATTTCACCTCTTTTGACCATGCGCCTTTACGCAGAAGAGCGCAAAACGGGGACACTCGAACTCCTCTTCACCTACCCCGTTACCGACGGCTCCACAGTTCTGGCGAAATTTGCAGCGGTGACGACCGCCTTTGTCGCCATTCTGGCGGGAACACTCCCCGGAATAATGCTGCTCGGCTATATCTCCAATCCCAACTGGAAAGCTGTATTTAGCTGTTATATCGGCATATTCCTCTTGGGAGGCGCTTTTCTCGCCTTGGGGACCTTCACTTCCTCCCTCACTCAAAATCAGATCATTGCCGCCGTTCTTTCCTTCGGTGCTCTGCTCATGTTCTGGGTGATCGGTTGGATCAAGTCTCTTGTCAATCCATCGATGGCCGTAATCATCGAATACCTGTCCGTAACCAATCATTTCGACAGCTTCACCAAAGGCGTATTGGATTCGCGGGACTTCCTCTATTACCTGCTTTTTGTGCTGTTTTTTCTATTCCTCACCTTGAGGCAGATGGAATCCTATCGCTGGAGAGGGTAA
- a CDS encoding ABC transporter ATP-binding protein, which translates to MIEAEGLSKFYGSLPAIRDVSFQVKQGEVVGFLGPNGAGKSTTIRILTCFMPPTAGVARIDGLDCLEQSLEVRRKVGYLPENVPLYLDLSVRRFLRFAAGAKGVEAKRMESEIRRVIGICGLEKVAHRIIGHLSKGYKQRVGLAQALLNNPSVLILDEPSIGLDPTQIIEIRRLIRELREEHTILLSSHILPEVAQICQRVLIINKGQIVATDSPAALTSQLQKSSHVSLEIKGEPSGVIASLEALEGVQKVSRDSVNGGRLVVETDRARDLRPEIARVVVDQGADLLELKMVDLSLEDIFMQLVTEESSREEMQS; encoded by the coding sequence ATGATTGAAGCGGAAGGACTGAGCAAGTTCTATGGTTCTCTGCCGGCCATACGTGATGTGAGCTTTCAGGTCAAACAGGGTGAAGTGGTCGGCTTTCTCGGGCCCAATGGAGCGGGTAAATCCACGACGATTCGTATTCTGACCTGTTTTATGCCGCCTACGGCGGGTGTGGCACGTATAGACGGTCTGGACTGCCTGGAGCAGTCTCTGGAGGTGCGAAGAAAGGTTGGGTATCTTCCGGAAAATGTACCTCTTTACCTGGATCTGTCCGTGAGGCGGTTTCTCAGGTTTGCGGCCGGAGCAAAAGGGGTCGAAGCGAAGAGGATGGAAAGTGAAATTCGGAGGGTGATCGGCATCTGCGGTCTGGAAAAGGTGGCCCACCGGATCATCGGCCATTTGTCCAAAGGCTACAAACAGAGGGTGGGATTGGCGCAAGCCCTCCTGAACAATCCATCGGTCTTGATTCTGGATGAACCGAGTATCGGCCTCGATCCGACTCAGATCATAGAAATCCGGCGCCTTATCCGTGAATTGCGGGAAGAGCACACCATTTTATTGAGCAGCCACATCCTTCCTGAAGTGGCGCAGATCTGTCAGCGGGTGTTGATCATCAATAAAGGACAGATCGTGGCGACCGACAGTCCCGCCGCTCTCACCAGTCAACTTCAGAAGTCTTCCCATGTCTCTTTAGAGATAAAAGGAGAACCCTCGGGGGTCATCGCTTCTTTGGAAGCGCTGGAAGGTGTGCAGAAGGTGAGCCGAGACAGCGTAAACGGCGGACGCCTTGTGGTGGAAACGGACCGCGCCAGAGATTTACGGCCCGAAATAGCCCGCGTTGTGGTGGACCAGGGGGCCGATCTGCTGGAGCTCAAGATGGTCGATCTCAGTCTGGAAGATATTTTCATGCAATTAGTGACTGAAGAGTCGTCACGGGAGGAAATGCAATCATGA
- the dnaJ gene encoding molecular chaperone DnaJ, whose protein sequence is MGKRDYYEVLGVSRQAGEDEIKKSYRKLALKYHPDRNPGDKEAEEKFKEAAEAYEVLRDQQKRQIYDAYGHEGLRGSGFSGFSGGFEDIFSSFGDIFQDFFSFNLGGQSRPRTAARPGDDLLYELKLTFEEAVFGTEKEVRINILGTCEACNGTGAEPGTKEAVCPMCKGSGQVVQNQGFFRISTACARCQGTGKILTSPCKVCEGQGRVRREKLVHVKVPAGVDSGTRLRLRGEGEGGYRGGAPGDLYVRLEVEPHEFYERDGDNLFGKVPISFVQAILGDEITVPVLGGEEKNIKIEAGTQPGAVLRFPGEGVRRLRGYGKGDLYLEVEVKIPTEITPRQEELLREFADLEKEKGESKVKKWLWHGRKERKKNTAAGATREAHS, encoded by the coding sequence ATGGGGAAAAGAGATTATTACGAAGTCTTAGGTGTGTCTCGACAAGCCGGCGAAGACGAGATCAAGAAATCTTACCGAAAGCTGGCACTCAAGTACCACCCTGACCGGAATCCCGGTGATAAAGAGGCCGAAGAAAAGTTCAAAGAGGCGGCTGAAGCCTATGAAGTGTTGAGGGACCAGCAAAAGAGGCAAATTTATGACGCTTATGGTCATGAAGGGCTTAGAGGTTCCGGGTTCAGTGGTTTCAGCGGTGGCTTTGAAGATATTTTCTCCAGCTTTGGAGATATCTTTCAAGATTTCTTTTCCTTCAACCTTGGGGGACAATCTCGCCCCCGCACGGCAGCCCGGCCGGGCGACGATCTCCTCTATGAACTGAAACTGACATTCGAAGAGGCGGTTTTCGGTACCGAAAAGGAAGTCCGCATCAATATTCTTGGGACTTGCGAAGCCTGCAATGGCACTGGAGCCGAACCGGGGACCAAGGAAGCGGTTTGCCCCATGTGCAAGGGAAGTGGCCAAGTTGTACAGAACCAGGGGTTTTTCCGCATCAGCACGGCTTGCGCCCGTTGCCAGGGTACCGGAAAAATTCTGACTTCTCCCTGCAAAGTGTGTGAGGGGCAAGGAAGGGTGAGGCGGGAAAAGCTGGTTCATGTAAAAGTCCCCGCCGGCGTGGATTCCGGGACCCGATTGCGTTTGCGAGGCGAAGGGGAGGGGGGCTACCGGGGAGGTGCTCCAGGGGATCTCTATGTGCGGCTCGAGGTGGAACCCCATGAATTTTATGAAAGGGATGGAGACAACCTTTTTGGAAAAGTCCCCATTTCTTTTGTGCAGGCAATTCTTGGAGATGAGATAACGGTTCCTGTCTTGGGAGGTGAAGAAAAAAACATCAAGATTGAAGCCGGTACTCAACCGGGAGCCGTATTGCGCTTCCCGGGAGAAGGGGTAAGGCGTTTGCGCGGCTACGGCAAAGGGGATCTGTACCTTGAAGTGGAGGTGAAGATTCCCACGGAAATCACACCGAGGCAGGAAGAATTGCTGAGGGAATTTGCGGACCTTGAGAAGGAAAAGGGAGAGAGCAAGGTTAAAAAGTGGTTGTGGCACGGCCGCAAGGAACGCAAGAAAAACACTGCGGCGGGCGCCACCCGTGAAGCGCATTCCTGA
- a CDS encoding cob(I)yrinic acid a,c-diamide adenosyltransferase — translation MGIFTFSKRGDEGETSLLTGVRVSKASLRPETYGTLDEASSALGLAKVFTKNETIQSMILAVQQDLLLLGAQLSCDDAMKNDYNIGTEATQRLEDWIQKLQEEVPLPRKFIFPGTNAASAALDLARTIVRRSERRAVEMREAGLLDSPEVHAYLNRLADFLFTLARYAEQKG, via the coding sequence TTGGGTATTTTCACTTTTTCTAAAAGGGGAGATGAGGGGGAAACGAGTCTGCTCACGGGTGTGAGGGTATCGAAAGCGAGCTTGCGCCCTGAAACCTACGGGACTCTGGATGAAGCCAGTTCCGCCCTGGGGCTGGCCAAGGTCTTCACGAAGAATGAAACCATCCAGTCCATGATTCTTGCCGTTCAGCAAGACCTGCTGCTCCTGGGAGCACAACTTTCCTGTGATGACGCGATGAAAAACGATTACAACATCGGGACGGAAGCCACTCAAAGATTGGAGGATTGGATTCAGAAACTGCAGGAAGAAGTCCCGTTGCCACGCAAGTTTATTTTTCCTGGAACCAACGCAGCGAGTGCTGCACTGGACCTGGCGCGAACCATTGTTCGGCGGTCGGAACGCCGCGCGGTGGAAATGAGGGAGGCTGGATTGCTGGACAGTCCTGAAGTCCATGCCTACTTGAACCGCCTGGCGGATTTTCTTTTCACTCTGGCGCGGTATGCTGAACAAAAAGGTTAG
- a CDS encoding IS630 family transposase, whose product MPGPQHKYCIYIPPEKRKVLKHLRVSYTKPYAEVVRARILLLSHEHPEWSIRQIADEVGCRPSTVKKFRNRWVNEGSLKNHPRPGAPRKHPSAVRAQITLLACSKPCDHGKPWQRWSGEKLCQVAKEKGIVSHIAPSTIRLWLKQDKIKPWQYHLWQKSPDPKFVEKASPVLDLYENAPQLFQQGEASVCIDEKTSIQARRPLHETKPAIAEHPVHVASRYKRMGALQLFCALIVANGITFARTFARKRFAEFKTFLLSFFSSAIVKGFKVIDLILDNGSTHAPKQLGKWIASLNLSFNVRIYWLPTYASWLDQVEIIFSKVTRDVLTPNDFNDKKELSQMLMGYFDELNRHPKPIKWTYTKTKLVAKFAPKSVQMAA is encoded by the coding sequence ATGCCTGGACCTCAACACAAATACTGCATCTACATTCCTCCAGAGAAACGGAAAGTATTGAAACATCTGAGAGTGAGCTACACAAAACCCTATGCGGAGGTTGTAAGGGCTCGTATCCTCCTCCTATCGCATGAGCACCCGGAATGGAGCATCCGGCAGATCGCTGATGAAGTCGGATGCAGGCCATCCACCGTTAAGAAGTTCCGCAACAGATGGGTCAATGAAGGTAGCCTCAAAAACCACCCCCGACCCGGAGCCCCAAGAAAGCATCCTTCTGCCGTGAGGGCTCAGATCACCTTGTTGGCCTGTTCGAAACCGTGTGATCATGGCAAGCCATGGCAACGCTGGTCTGGAGAGAAGCTTTGTCAAGTCGCCAAAGAAAAAGGAATCGTCAGCCACATTGCCCCGAGCACTATTCGTCTTTGGCTGAAACAGGACAAGATCAAACCCTGGCAATATCATCTATGGCAAAAATCTCCTGATCCAAAATTCGTTGAGAAAGCGTCTCCAGTCCTGGATCTCTATGAGAACGCTCCCCAGTTGTTCCAGCAGGGTGAAGCTTCCGTTTGTATCGATGAGAAGACCTCCATTCAAGCAAGAAGACCTCTTCACGAGACCAAACCCGCCATAGCCGAACACCCCGTTCACGTGGCATCCCGATACAAACGGATGGGAGCATTACAGCTGTTTTGTGCTCTTATCGTCGCCAATGGAATCACCTTCGCCCGTACCTTCGCTCGCAAGCGCTTCGCGGAGTTCAAAACCTTTCTTCTGAGTTTCTTTTCTTCAGCCATTGTCAAGGGATTCAAGGTTATTGATCTCATTCTGGACAATGGCTCTACGCATGCACCCAAACAACTGGGCAAATGGATTGCTTCTCTCAACCTTTCTTTTAATGTTCGTATCTACTGGCTTCCCACATATGCCAGTTGGCTCGATCAGGTTGAGATCATCTTCAGTAAGGTTACAAGGGATGTACTCACTCCCAACGACTTCAACGACAAAAAGGAGCTTTCACAAATGCTTATGGGTTACTTTGATGAGCTCAACAGACATCCAAAACCCATAAAGTGGACCTATACGAAAACAAAGCTCGTGGCCAAGTTCGCTCCAAAATCCGTGCAAATGGCCGCGTAA
- a CDS encoding zinc-ribbon domain-containing protein, with protein MRFQCPGCQAGFSLPDEKIPEGKMLRVLCPRCKTPIEIKEKGVTQTDGESCGKADPPSRQGNVNPEAGSDSVLHLDMAEEGVNTCLLCVSEPSRLEKLEGILQEMDFRVFRGSNVASAVSKIHHNSYTLILLDESFDGGTPDHNLVLGHLQLLPMDMRRQLFVCLLSENHPTLDQLAAFGMGVDMILNPRELEKAGIILNRSLKEHFALYRIYKEELYKRG; from the coding sequence GTGAGGTTTCAATGCCCAGGATGCCAGGCAGGGTTTTCGTTGCCCGATGAAAAAATCCCAGAGGGGAAGATGCTGAGGGTTTTGTGTCCCAGGTGCAAAACTCCCATTGAAATCAAAGAAAAGGGCGTAACTCAGACCGATGGGGAATCCTGTGGAAAAGCCGACCCCCCTTCCAGGCAAGGAAATGTGAATCCGGAGGCTGGTTCGGACAGTGTCCTCCACCTCGATATGGCGGAAGAAGGGGTGAATACTTGTCTTCTCTGCGTTTCTGAGCCTTCCAGGCTTGAAAAGCTGGAGGGCATCCTGCAAGAAATGGATTTCCGTGTATTTCGCGGTTCGAACGTCGCTTCTGCCGTCAGTAAGATCCATCATAATTCCTATACCTTGATTCTGCTCGATGAAAGCTTTGATGGAGGGACACCCGACCATAATCTCGTGCTCGGGCATCTCCAACTTTTGCCCATGGACATGCGAAGACAACTCTTTGTGTGTCTCCTCAGTGAGAACCACCCGACTTTGGATCAACTGGCGGCCTTCGGCATGGGTGTGGATATGATCCTGAACCCAAGAGAACTCGAAAAGGCGGGAATCATTCTGAACCGCTCTTTGAAAGAGCATTTTGCCCTGTATCGAATCTATAAGGAAGAACTCTACAAAAGGGGCTGA
- a CDS encoding aldo/keto reductase, protein MEKVRFGQTDLEVSIVVLGTWVTGGWLWGGADDKESIKTIHRALELGFNFIDTAPVYGFGKSEKVIGQALKEWGNRGDIVIATKCGLEWDEKENVRRNSSPQRIQYEVDQSLKRLGVDCIDLYQVHWPDTQTPFEATMQALQKLQESGKIRYIGLSNFSKEQISACLQAGPVHSLQPPYNIFEREAEKELLPFCMENGIATLGYGGLCRGLLTGKFTGDEQFAKGDLRRFDPKFKPDRFKQYLKAVDALKKLAAKYDKTVAQFALRWAIQQPGLTTVIAGARTPRQVEDNAGVSDWRITEEDIRKVDEILEKHIKTPVGPQFMAPR, encoded by the coding sequence ATGGAAAAGGTTCGTTTCGGACAAACCGATCTTGAGGTTTCCATTGTTGTTTTGGGTACTTGGGTTACAGGGGGGTGGTTATGGGGAGGGGCTGATGATAAGGAATCCATCAAAACCATCCATCGAGCTCTGGAGCTGGGGTTCAACTTTATCGATACGGCGCCGGTCTACGGCTTTGGGAAATCCGAAAAAGTCATCGGACAGGCATTGAAGGAATGGGGAAACCGCGGTGACATCGTGATCGCCACCAAATGCGGGTTGGAATGGGATGAGAAAGAAAATGTTCGAAGGAATTCCAGCCCTCAGAGGATTCAATATGAAGTCGACCAGAGCCTCAAACGGCTGGGAGTGGACTGCATCGACCTTTATCAGGTCCACTGGCCTGACACTCAAACCCCTTTCGAAGCAACGATGCAGGCACTGCAAAAGCTTCAGGAATCAGGCAAGATCCGCTACATCGGCCTCAGCAACTTCAGCAAAGAACAGATATCGGCCTGCCTGCAGGCGGGACCGGTGCACAGCCTGCAACCCCCCTACAATATTTTCGAACGTGAGGCGGAAAAGGAGCTTCTTCCTTTCTGTATGGAAAACGGCATCGCCACACTGGGCTATGGGGGATTGTGCCGCGGGTTGCTCACAGGCAAATTCACGGGTGACGAACAATTCGCCAAGGGGGACCTGCGCCGTTTCGATCCCAAATTCAAGCCTGACCGTTTCAAGCAATATCTGAAGGCCGTCGATGCGTTAAAGAAACTCGCCGCCAAATATGACAAAACGGTGGCCCAGTTCGCCTTACGGTGGGCCATTCAACAGCCGGGGCTCACGACGGTCATAGCCGGTGCAAGAACTCCCCGGCAGGTGGAAGACAACGCAGGGGTCTCAGACTGGAGGATCACCGAGGAAGATATCCGCAAGGTCGATGAAATTTTGGAGAAACATATCAAAACGCCCGTGGGTCCTCAATTCATGGCACCGCGCTGA
- a CDS encoding THUMP domain-containing class I SAM-dependent RNA methyltransferase, protein MSGKSGKIEKELEESKAYLRHVKRYVQVPVHRFAAVTPPELSLLCKGELSALGMPDLAITEAGVEFSGDLSACYLSNLWLRTASRILCRLPAFRAGAAEELFHKVCGVPWELWLNRTLPLHVEAFVEHSRIEHEGVVADTVVAAVRKRFMLQKMEPPGRWKSDQDSTAEPASLEPLKQRMLIHLKKNQCRISLDTTGAHLHQRGYRRRHMGAPLRETLAAGIIMRSGWRGDSPLVDGMCGSGTFAIEAALMGRHLPPGLSRPFLFEKWPAFQEKTWGYLCRKARENALPHSPVPIVGIDHDCEAIAVSRENAFEAGVGEDIRWINEDFFQFHPRDLGLKPGLLLLNPPYGLRLEGGGKELYAPLAIHLRRAFAGWHVAILVPDRSLAVIMGLPSMRFWTIKHGGLSVMVGMTRL, encoded by the coding sequence GTGTCGGGTAAATCGGGTAAAATTGAAAAGGAACTTGAGGAAAGCAAGGCCTACCTACGTCATGTGAAGCGCTACGTCCAGGTCCCGGTGCATCGGTTCGCGGCGGTGACTCCCCCGGAACTTTCTCTTCTGTGCAAGGGGGAGCTCTCAGCCCTGGGAATGCCTGACCTGGCAATAACGGAAGCCGGCGTAGAGTTTTCAGGGGATCTCAGTGCTTGTTATCTCAGCAACTTATGGCTAAGGACGGCCAGTCGCATTCTTTGTCGTCTTCCTGCGTTTCGTGCGGGCGCCGCGGAAGAGTTGTTTCATAAGGTTTGCGGCGTACCCTGGGAGTTGTGGCTGAATAGGACTCTTCCCCTTCATGTTGAGGCTTTTGTGGAGCATTCACGCATTGAACATGAAGGGGTGGTGGCCGATACTGTAGTGGCAGCTGTGCGGAAGCGGTTCATGTTGCAAAAGATGGAGCCGCCGGGCCGATGGAAATCCGATCAAGATTCCACCGCCGAACCCGCATCTCTCGAGCCCCTTAAACAGAGAATGCTCATCCACCTGAAAAAGAATCAATGTCGAATCAGTCTCGATACGACGGGGGCCCATCTGCATCAGAGAGGCTATCGCAGGCGGCATATGGGAGCTCCTCTCCGTGAGACCCTTGCGGCGGGCATTATCATGCGTTCGGGGTGGCGTGGGGATTCGCCGTTGGTGGACGGAATGTGCGGATCCGGGACCTTCGCCATCGAAGCTGCTCTGATGGGAAGACATCTGCCTCCAGGGTTGTCACGGCCGTTTCTCTTTGAAAAATGGCCGGCATTTCAGGAAAAGACCTGGGGTTACCTTTGCCGTAAGGCGAGGGAAAACGCTCTTCCCCATTCCCCCGTTCCCATCGTGGGGATAGATCATGACTGTGAGGCCATTGCGGTTTCTCGGGAAAATGCTTTCGAAGCCGGGGTGGGAGAGGACATTCGATGGATAAACGAGGATTTTTTTCAATTCCACCCCCGCGATCTCGGGCTGAAGCCGGGCTTGCTGCTCCTCAACCCCCCCTATGGGTTGCGGTTGGAAGGGGGGGGCAAGGAACTCTATGCCCCTCTCGCCATCCACTTGCGCCGTGCTTTTGCCGGGTGGCACGTAGCGATACTGGTTCCCGACCGTTCCCTTGCAGTGATCATGGGACTGCCCTCCATGCGATTTTGGACGATCAAGCACGGAGGCCTTTCCGTCATGGTGGGCATGACCCGCTTATGA